A stretch of Physeter macrocephalus isolate SW-GA chromosome 8, ASM283717v5, whole genome shotgun sequence DNA encodes these proteins:
- the RXFP3 gene encoding LOW QUALITY PROTEIN: relaxin-3 receptor 1 (The sequence of the model RefSeq protein was modified relative to this genomic sequence to represent the inferred CDS: deleted 1 base in 1 codon): MNKAAGGDELAELFSLIPDLLQVTNTSGHASLQLQDLSWELGLELPAGAVPGHPPGGRGAESADTEARVRILVRVVYREVCALGLTGNLLVLYLMKSKQGWRKSSINLFVTNLALTDMPFVPTLPFWAVENSLDFRWPLGKATCKIVSTVTSMNMGAGVFFLTATSVARYHSVALALKSHRTRGQGRGDCCGWSLGDSCRFSAKALCVLIWASAALASLRKAVFSKVMGEERCLVRFPDKLLGRDRQFWLGLCHLQKALLGFVPPLGAISLCCQLLVHFISDHRVAGTQVGASAAGGGLARASARRRSKATKSVTVVVPSFFPCWLPNQALTTWRIPIRFNAVPSSREYFVCHVYAFPVSVCLAHSSSCLNPILYCLARREFRKALENLLWRLASPSLTGMLPFAAATKPEPEDQGRQALALLHQAAEPDMLYYPPGVVRIRGLVYSGGRYDLLPSSSAY, from the exons ATGAATAAGGCGGCTGGCGGGGACGAGCTCGCAGAACTCTTCAGTCTGATCCCGGACCTTCTGCAGGTGACCAACACTAGCGGCCACGCGTCGCTGCAGCTCCAGGACTTGTCGTGGGAGCTGGGGCTAGAGTTGCCGGCCGGGGCGGTGCCAGGGCATCCCCCGGGGGGCCGCGGGGCAGAGAGCGCGGACACCGAGGCCCGG GTGAGGATCCTCGTCCGCGTGGTGTACCGGGAGGTTTGCGCGTTGGGGCTGACGGGCAACCTCCTGGTGCTCTACCTGATGAAGAGTAAGCAGGGCTGGCGCAAGTCCTCCATCAACCTCTTCGTCACCAACCTGGCGCTGACGGACATGCCGTTCGTGCCCACCCTGCCCTTCTGGGCTGTGGAAAACTCCCTCGACTTCAGATGGCCTCTTGGCAAGGCCACGTGTAAGATCGTATCCACAGTGACGTCCATGAACATGGGCGCCGGCGTCTTCTTTCTCACCGCCACGAGCGTGGCGCGCTACCACTCGGTCGCCTTGGCTCTTAAGAGCCACCGGACCCGAGGGCAGGGCCGGGGTGACTGCTGCGGCTGGAGCCTGGGGGACAGCTGCCGCTTCTCGGCCAAAGCCCTGTGCGTGTTGATCTGGGCCTCGGCCGCGCTGGCCTCGCTGCGCAAAGCCGTCTTCTCCAAGGTGATGGGCGAGGAGCGGTGCCTGGTGCGCTTCCCGGACAAGTTGCTAGGCCGCGACAGGCAGTTCTGGCTGGGCCTCTGCCACTTGCAGAAGGCGCTGCTGGGCTTCGTGCCGCCGCTGGGCGCCATCAGCCTGTGCTGTCAACTGCTGGTGCACTTCATCTCCGATCACCGCGTGGCAGGGACCCAAGTAGGAGCCTCAGCCGCTGGGGGAGGCCTGGCCAGAGCCAGCGCCCGGAGGCGCTCCAAGGCCACCAAATCAGTGACCGTCGTGGTCCCGTCCTTCTTCCCGTGTTGGTTGCCTAATCAGGCACTCACCACCTGGCGCATCCCCATCAGGTTCAACGCGGTGCCCTCCAGCCGAGAGTACTTCGTGTGCCACGTATACGCGTTCCCGGTGAGCGTGTGCCTGGCGCACTCCAGCAGCTGTCTCAACCCCATCCTCTACTGCCTCGCGCGCCGCGAGTTCCGCAAGGCGCTCGAGAATCTACTGTGGCGCCTCGCGTCGCCTTCTCTCACTGGCATGCTCCCTTTCGCCGCCGCCACCAAGCCGGAGCCCGAGGACCAGGGCCGGCAGGCCCTGGCGCTTCTCCACCAGGCCGCGGAGCCCGACATGCTCTACTATCCGCCCGGCGTGGTG CGGATTAGGGGATTGGTCTACAGCGGGGGGCGCTACGACCTGCTGCCCAGCAGCTCCGCCTACTGA